Proteins encoded by one window of Silvibacterium dinghuense:
- a CDS encoding outer membrane beta-barrel protein, translated as MSGDASSATPDAPAPQRGFLTRLGHAYLDDWTSSSSTAPAAPAPERRGTPAPLNSPPFPSADWPIGGTVVIGAPDYNTYPLMTAINGAKSRIKTYGWFDIGYNASTSNQGKFANAPAAYDVIPNSIQLDQAALYFERLPDTVQKDHFDWGFRLTSLYGLDYRYTTAYGVFSQQLLKNNNTYGYDPVMYYLDFYLPHIGQGTDIRVGRYISLPDIEAQLAPNNYTYSHSLLYTVDCYTQHGVNVTTKLSDHWTVQGGVSGGCEAAPWTKYAKLTGNACAGYTWHTGGDNLYFCANSLNSAKYSYNNISAYYLTYYHKFNATWHTDTEAWYQYERDVPNLCYGLNPCISYGANANVGANAGEITGPSLITGANGAQCNPLATHCYAPDFAAVNYIEHEWNNHHTSLTIRNEFVNDLKGQRTGTATLYSEHMVGMNYWIGSTVTFRPELRLDHSYDKPAFDAPTNGAPTKTTQLTFAGDLIWHF; from the coding sequence GTGAGTGGAGATGCGAGCAGCGCCACGCCGGACGCTCCTGCGCCGCAGCGCGGATTCCTTACGCGCCTGGGGCACGCGTATCTCGATGACTGGACGTCCAGTTCGAGCACTGCGCCAGCCGCTCCGGCGCCCGAGCGCCGCGGTACGCCCGCACCGCTGAATTCTCCGCCCTTTCCGAGTGCCGACTGGCCAATTGGCGGTACGGTGGTGATCGGCGCACCTGACTACAACACCTATCCGCTGATGACGGCGATCAATGGCGCAAAAAGCCGGATCAAAACCTATGGCTGGTTCGATATTGGCTATAACGCCAGCACTTCGAATCAGGGGAAGTTTGCAAATGCGCCGGCAGCTTACGATGTCATTCCGAATTCGATTCAACTCGATCAGGCGGCGCTGTATTTCGAGCGGCTTCCGGATACGGTACAGAAGGATCACTTCGACTGGGGCTTTCGCCTTACCAGCCTGTATGGTCTCGACTACCGCTATACGACGGCGTATGGCGTCTTCAGCCAGCAGTTGCTCAAGAACAACAACACGTATGGCTATGACCCGGTGATGTACTACCTGGATTTCTATCTGCCGCACATTGGGCAGGGTACGGATATCCGTGTCGGCCGTTATATTTCCCTGCCGGATATCGAGGCGCAGCTGGCTCCGAATAACTACACCTACAGCCACTCGCTGCTCTATACGGTGGACTGCTACACCCAGCACGGTGTGAACGTAACCACCAAGCTGAGCGATCACTGGACAGTGCAAGGGGGTGTCTCAGGTGGTTGCGAAGCCGCGCCCTGGACGAAATATGCGAAGCTTACCGGCAATGCCTGTGCGGGCTATACATGGCATACAGGCGGAGACAATCTCTACTTCTGTGCGAACTCACTGAATTCGGCGAAGTATTCGTACAACAATATCTCCGCGTATTACCTCACCTACTATCACAAGTTCAATGCGACCTGGCACACCGATACGGAGGCCTGGTATCAGTACGAACGTGATGTTCCCAATCTCTGCTATGGGCTTAATCCCTGTATCAGCTACGGTGCGAATGCGAACGTCGGCGCGAATGCGGGTGAAATCACAGGCCCTTCCCTGATCACTGGCGCAAACGGCGCGCAGTGCAATCCTCTGGCAACCCATTGCTATGCTCCGGACTTTGCCGCAGTGAACTACATCGAGCATGAGTGGAACAACCATCACACCTCTCTGACTATTCGCAACGAGTTTGTGAACGATCTGAAGGGGCAACGGACGGGTACTGCGACGCTCTATTCAGAGCACATGGTCGGAATGAATTACTGGATCGGGAGTACGGTGACCTTCCGGCCGGAACTACGGCTTGATCACTCGTACGACAAACCGGCTTTCGATGCTCCAACAAACGGCGCTCCGACAAAAACCACGCAGCTCACCTTTGCAGGCGACCTGATCTGGCACTTTTAA
- a CDS encoding toll/interleukin-1 receptor domain-containing protein, giving the protein MALRAIFLNYRRNDSEGEAGRLFDELTLHFPQNTVFMDVAAIEPGRDFRKAIDQSIVSCQVLLAIIGQTWLSSADADGHLRLEDPDDFVRLELASALRRDIPVVPILVRGARMPRAEQLPSDLRELAYRNAVELTHARWKSDVQVLVHALRPYVETPIGAAPAALQTQSPAPGTAAATLPDHPAATTSLSSEIVDHAAHQLASFIGPLASHLARKTARTCTSPEDLYTRLAQEIESEPDRARFLRACRG; this is encoded by the coding sequence TTGGCCCTGCGCGCTATCTTCCTCAACTACCGGAGAAATGACTCAGAAGGCGAGGCCGGACGCCTCTTCGATGAGCTCACCCTGCACTTTCCGCAAAACACAGTCTTTATGGATGTTGCCGCCATCGAACCAGGACGCGATTTCCGCAAGGCCATTGACCAGAGCATCGTCTCCTGCCAGGTTCTGCTTGCCATCATCGGCCAGACATGGCTCTCTTCTGCCGACGCGGATGGGCATTTGCGTCTGGAAGATCCCGATGATTTTGTTCGCCTGGAACTGGCCTCGGCTCTGCGCCGGGACATTCCTGTAGTCCCGATACTGGTTCGCGGCGCACGCATGCCCCGCGCGGAGCAACTGCCCTCAGACCTGCGGGAACTGGCATACCGGAATGCCGTCGAGCTTACCCATGCACGCTGGAAATCCGATGTACAGGTACTGGTTCACGCTCTGCGTCCTTATGTCGAAACGCCCATCGGAGCAGCACCGGCGGCTCTTCAGACACAATCCCCCGCTCCGGGAACTGCAGCAGCCACACTGCCCGATCATCCTGCAGCCACGACTTCACTCTCCTCCGAAATCGTCGATCACGCCGCCCACCAGCTTGCTTCCTTCATCGGCCCGCTTGCCAGCCATCTGGCGAGGAAAACGGCACGCACCTGCACATCCCCGGAAGATCTCTACACACGCCTTGCTCAGGAGATCGAGTCCGAACCTGACCGGGCGCGTTTTTTGCGCGCCTGTCGCGGCTGA
- the flgK gene encoding flagellar hook-associated protein FlgK: protein MATLNMAYSITSGALEADQAALAVVSNNVSNANTTGYTREVATFEENDPITLQQGLVGDGTTMTGGVSQRDPVLEEDLQQQNQAASATDSRLSALDDVQEIFDQTTTSTSDSTSTSSSTTGGIGDDMTSFFDALSSLESDPSSTTLRQSVLSSADTLANDFQNAASQLSAQQSSIDQESVSIVQQVNSLTGAIASLNQQIQSTSPNSDAGTLEDEREEDIQQLSSLIGIHQVTTEDNGLSITTSSGALLVSEGSSYALTTGSSDGVTHIYDSEGNDLTTDLASGGGQLGGLLEVRDQDIPEISTALDTLAYDFGTEVNTVNEAGDDVNGDAGTAIFTLPTSSTGAASTISVAMTDPDKIAAAATGEGSSDDTNLLDMVNLQNQTIVDGSTPTDYYSAMISTLGTMVSDATVNNTAQQDSLTQLQTQVSSLSSVNLNDEASSLETFEQSYEAASKLFSTLDSVMLSALNLGVETAYSS, encoded by the coding sequence GGTGGCGACTTTTGAGGAGAACGATCCGATCACGCTCCAGCAGGGGCTGGTCGGCGACGGCACGACGATGACCGGCGGTGTCTCGCAGCGGGACCCCGTGCTCGAGGAGGATCTGCAACAGCAGAACCAGGCCGCCAGCGCGACCGATTCGCGGCTGTCGGCGCTCGATGATGTGCAGGAGATCTTCGATCAGACCACGACTTCGACCTCAGATTCGACCTCGACAAGCAGTAGCACGACCGGCGGAATTGGCGATGATATGACGTCCTTCTTCGACGCGCTCTCGTCGCTCGAGTCAGACCCTTCCAGCACCACGCTGCGACAGAGCGTGCTGTCGAGCGCCGATACCCTGGCCAATGACTTTCAGAACGCAGCGTCGCAGCTGTCGGCGCAGCAGAGCTCGATCGATCAGGAGAGCGTGAGCATTGTCCAGCAGGTGAACTCTCTCACCGGAGCGATTGCCTCGTTGAATCAGCAGATCCAGTCAACAAGCCCGAACAGCGATGCTGGAACACTCGAGGACGAGCGCGAAGAAGATATTCAGCAGCTCTCCTCGCTGATCGGCATTCACCAGGTCACGACCGAGGACAACGGCCTGTCCATTACGACCTCGAGCGGCGCTCTGCTGGTCTCCGAAGGCAGCTCTTATGCGTTGACCACCGGTTCGAGCGATGGCGTGACCCATATTTATGACTCCGAAGGTAATGATCTGACCACCGATCTGGCCTCCGGTGGCGGTCAGCTCGGCGGTCTGCTCGAGGTGCGCGATCAGGATATTCCCGAGATCAGCACCGCGCTCGATACCTTGGCCTACGACTTCGGCACCGAGGTGAACACGGTTAATGAGGCGGGCGACGATGTGAATGGTGATGCAGGCACAGCCATCTTCACGCTGCCTACCAGCTCGACGGGCGCCGCATCCACGATCTCTGTCGCCATGACCGATCCCGACAAGATTGCAGCCGCGGCTACCGGCGAAGGTTCCTCTGACGACACCAATCTGCTGGATATGGTGAACCTGCAAAACCAGACGATCGTCGATGGTTCGACGCCGACAGACTACTATTCGGCGATGATCTCGACGCTTGGCACGATGGTCTCCGATGCGACCGTCAACAATACGGCGCAGCAGGATTCCCTTACACAGTTGCAGACCCAGGTCAGTTCGCTCAGTTCCGTCAACCTGAATGACGAGGCATCCTCGCTCGAGACTTTCGAGCAGTCCTACGAGGCGGCGTCGAAGCTTTTCAGCACGCTCGACTCGGTCATGCTGTCTGCGCTCAATCTGGGTGTGGAAACGGCGTACAGCAGCTAG
- a CDS encoding flagellar hook-associated protein 3, translated as MRVDPHYIYNTVSALDTTTANEEAITNEISSGVTVNEPGDNPTAFALNITLSSSISTDDTFSQTASSSEGMLQVADSTLGSVVSQLNEAVSLATEGNDGTLNSSNLETIATQLTGIRDEVLSLANTSYQGTYLFSGSQGTTEPFTLDSSTSPATVTYNGDSDVSYVETANGQKIQTNVPGNQIFTASGADVLGTLNSLIADFSSGTVSSTATSDLSALTTSLDYVTQQRAVIDNSIDALTAASTASEDQEVQLKSSQNSLIETDTATAATELSSAETQQSSLTDLIAAIDGQGTLFNSI; from the coding sequence ATGCGCGTAGATCCCCACTACATATACAACACCGTGTCGGCGCTCGATACGACAACAGCCAATGAAGAGGCCATCACCAATGAGATCTCAAGCGGTGTGACGGTGAACGAGCCTGGCGATAATCCGACTGCTTTTGCCTTGAATATCACACTGTCCAGCAGTATCAGCACCGATGACACCTTTTCGCAGACGGCATCTTCGTCTGAGGGTATGCTGCAGGTGGCCGACAGCACGCTTGGCAGTGTGGTGTCGCAGTTGAATGAGGCGGTTTCCCTGGCCACGGAAGGCAATGATGGAACGTTGAACAGCAGCAATCTGGAGACAATCGCCACGCAGCTGACGGGAATTCGCGACGAGGTGCTTTCGCTGGCAAATACTAGCTACCAGGGAACGTATCTCTTTTCCGGCAGCCAGGGTACGACGGAACCCTTTACCCTGGATTCGAGCACTTCGCCGGCGACGGTTACCTACAACGGCGATAGTGATGTCAGCTATGTCGAAACGGCGAATGGGCAGAAGATTCAGACGAATGTGCCAGGGAACCAGATCTTCACCGCTTCGGGAGCCGATGTGCTCGGAACCCTGAATTCGCTAATTGCCGATTTTTCTTCGGGTACGGTGTCGTCGACTGCCACCTCCGACCTCTCGGCTCTCACGACCTCGCTCGACTATGTTACGCAGCAGCGGGCAGTGATCGACAACTCCATTGACGCGCTGACAGCGGCGAGCACCGCCAGCGAGGACCAGGAAGTGCAGCTCAAGTCCTCGCAGAACTCGCTGATTGAAACGGATACAGCCACGGCCGCTACCGAGCTGAGCTCGGCCGAGACGCAGCAGTCATCGCTCACGGATCTGATTGCCGCCATCGACGGACAGGGCACGCTCTTCAATAGCATTTGA
- a CDS encoding DUF3467 domain-containing protein, with the protein MQSNPPQPKIELAKSEKYQETYANSVQVRASVWDFFLAFGIVRQDSPEQVNIENSQGIYLSPQQAKALWNLLGQNLVQYEQAFGTIALEPHTQPVPIPRGPVH; encoded by the coding sequence ATGCAATCCAATCCGCCACAACCCAAAATCGAGCTGGCCAAGAGCGAAAAGTATCAGGAGACCTACGCCAACAGCGTGCAGGTCCGTGCCAGCGTGTGGGATTTCTTCCTCGCCTTCGGCATCGTCCGTCAGGACTCTCCTGAACAGGTCAACATTGAAAACAGCCAGGGCATCTATCTCAGCCCGCAGCAGGCGAAAGCTCTCTGGAACCTGCTTGGCCAGAATCTCGTTCAGTACGAGCAGGCCTTCGGCACCATTGCGCTTGAGCCGCATACCCAGCCGGTTCCTATCCCGCGCGGCCCTGTTCACTAG
- a CDS encoding glutaredoxin family protein: MKRVVLYSQPGCPPCFAAKQFLKSRGVPFEYKDVQADPEALRELVALNSRSTPTIVVEEEVMIGFDPDRLSILLG, from the coding sequence ATGAAACGCGTTGTTCTCTACAGCCAGCCCGGCTGCCCTCCCTGCTTTGCCGCCAAGCAATTTCTCAAGAGCCGCGGAGTGCCGTTCGAATACAAGGATGTACAGGCAGATCCTGAAGCACTGCGGGAGCTGGTTGCGCTGAACAGCCGCAGCACCCCCACGATCGTCGTCGAAGAGGAAGTGATGATCGGTTTCGATCCCGACCGCCTGAGCATCCTTCTCGGCTAA
- a CDS encoding Tll0287-like domain-containing protein: protein MKLLVKFNLILLLVFGIGGVLIAHFAYSFLMGNARREVLEEAHLMMASATAVRDYTSADLSPLLQQNPRHRVHFLAETVPAFGATTTFDKLRRQYPDYTYKEATLNPTNPEDRATDWEADIVHTLRDHPDQTEVIGDRLTPSGTSLYLARPIRAAQPCLECHSVPSAAPHAMLTVYGSDNGFGWKKDEIVAAQIISVPQSVPIRIANEAWQRLLIFLVITLVLAVVALDAAVYWFVIRPLRVVSETADRVSRGEKDVPPVRIVGNDEIAVVAASFQRMQISLAKALRMIEGE, encoded by the coding sequence ATGAAGCTTCTGGTCAAATTCAACCTGATTCTGCTCCTGGTTTTTGGAATCGGCGGCGTGTTGATTGCGCACTTTGCTTATTCGTTTTTGATGGGCAATGCGCGTCGGGAAGTGCTCGAGGAAGCGCACCTGATGATGGCCAGTGCAACGGCTGTCCGCGACTATACATCGGCCGATCTCTCTCCTCTCCTGCAGCAGAATCCACGTCACCGGGTGCACTTTTTGGCCGAGACCGTACCGGCCTTCGGAGCGACGACAACCTTCGACAAGCTGCGGCGGCAGTATCCGGATTACACCTACAAGGAAGCCACGCTGAATCCGACGAACCCCGAGGATCGGGCAACGGACTGGGAGGCGGATATCGTGCACACCTTGCGCGATCATCCTGACCAGACGGAGGTGATCGGCGACCGGTTGACGCCGAGTGGAACTTCGCTCTATCTGGCACGGCCTATCCGGGCGGCGCAACCATGCCTGGAATGTCACAGCGTACCATCAGCCGCTCCGCATGCGATGCTGACCGTCTATGGATCGGACAACGGATTCGGCTGGAAGAAGGATGAAATCGTAGCGGCTCAGATTATTTCCGTGCCGCAGTCTGTGCCGATCAGGATTGCGAATGAAGCCTGGCAACGGCTGCTGATCTTTCTGGTGATCACCCTGGTGCTGGCAGTGGTGGCACTGGACGCGGCGGTTTACTGGTTTGTCATCCGTCCGCTGCGTGTGGTCTCGGAGACGGCCGACCGCGTAAGCCGTGGTGAGAAGGATGTGCCGCCTGTACGGATCGTGGGCAATGACGAGATTGCGGTAGTCGCGGCTTCCTTCCAGCGTATGCAGATCAGTCTGGCCAAGGCGCTGCGGATGATCGAAGGCGAATAG